Proteins encoded within one genomic window of Haematobia irritans isolate KBUSLIRL chromosome 5, ASM5000362v1, whole genome shotgun sequence:
- the LOC142240487 gene encoding cytochrome P450 6a9-like produces MFVLTIVLGIILALIGYGIQFLRRHYSYWKWLDIAHERPHWLMGNFDGCTVTKSVGQCVQELYDKYRDTGPFVGLYWFTKLSVLVTDPGLIKHILIKDFSKFTDRGMFSNPEDDPLTGTLFNLDGNKWRHMRNKLSPTFTSGKMKIMFPLIEKIAEELVSVTDRESLSSGEILEVWDLMARFTSDVIGSCAFGIETSSLKNPKSEFRIMGRRAITEYRHGILGVAIRLNFPNFARRLHMKETIPEVEDYFLNLAREAVEYREKNNIRCNDFMDMLIDLKNNKLMKTDEGDELTSLTFGEIAAQAFVFLVAGFETSSTTLAFILYELAKNEEIQEKARAEVLEVLERHNHKFTYECMKEMVYMEQILNETLRLHTIIPFVHRQALEDFVVPDHPKYVIKKGMYAVLPCGPIHHDERYYPQPYVFDPENFSPEKVAERDSVLHLPFGDGPRNCIGLRFGKMQVIVGLALLLKNFKFSICDETPIPMKYSIQGIITSPETGIPLKVTKIK; encoded by the exons ATGTTTGTGTTAACCATAGTGCTGGGCATTATTCTTGCCCTAATCGGctatggaatacaatttttgcgGCGACATTATTCCTATTGGAAATGGTTGGATATAGCCCATGAACGTCCCCATTGGTTAATGGGTAATTTCGATGGCTGTACAGTAACCAAATCGGTGGGTCAATGTGTACAAGAGCTCTATGACAAATATCGTGATACTGGACCATTTGTTGGCCTATATTGGTTCACCAAACTCTCAGTACTTGTGACGGATCCGGGATTGATTAAGCACATTCTCATTAAAGATTTCTCCAAGTTTACTGATCGTGGAATGTTTAGTAATCCTGAAGATGATCCTTTGACGGGAACTCTTTTCAATTTGGATGGTAATAAATGGAGACATATGCGTAATAAGCTATCGCCCACGTTTACATCGGGAAAAATGAAGATAATGTTCCCGTTGATTGAAAAGATTGCTGAAGAATTGGTCAGCGTTACAGATAGAGAATCCCTCAGTAGTGGTGAAATATTAGAAGTTTGGGATCTTATGGCTCGTTTTACTTCGGATGTTATTGGATCATGTGCTTTTGGCATCGAGACAAGTAGTTTGAAAAATCCCAAATCGGAATTTCGTATCATGGGTCGTAGAGCCATAACAGAATATCGTCATGGTATACTGGGAGTTGCCATACGTTTGAATTttcccaattttgctcgacgtcTACATATGAAGGAAACTATTCCGGAAGTTGAGGATTACTTTTTGAATTTGGCCCGAGAAGCAGTGGAATATCGAGAAAAGAATAATATACGCTGTAATGATTTCATGGATATGTTGATagatttgaaaaataataaattgatgAAAACTGATGAGGGAGATGAATTAACCTCTTTGACTTTTGGAGAAATTGCTGCTCAGGCTTTTGTATTTCTTGTGGCTGGTTTTGAAACATCATCGACCACATTGGCTTTTATTCTTTATGAATTGGCCAAAAATGAAGAGATTCAAGAGAAGGCTAGAGCTGAAGTTCTTGAGGTCTTGGAAAGACATAATCACAAATTTACCTATGAGTGTATGAAGGAAATGGTGTATATGGAGCAAATATTAAATG AAACTTTACGTCTTCACACCATTATACCTTTTGTGCATCGTCAAGCATTGGAGGATTTTGTTGTTCCCGATCATCCGAAATATGTCATCAAAAAGGGTATGTATGCCGTACTACCCTGTGGACCAATACATCACGATGAACGTTATTATCCTCAGCCTTATGTTTTTGATCCTGAAAACTTTTCACCCGAAAAGGTAGCTGAACGTGATTCCGTTCTACATTTACCATTTGGTGATGGTCCACGAAATTGCATTGGTTTACGTTTTGGTAAAATGCAAGTAATTGTGGGTCTTGCtttacttttgaaaaatttcaaattttccatttgtgatgagACACCAATTCCCATGAAGTATAGTATTCAAGGTATTATTACAAGTCCAGAAACTGGAATCCCACTAAaggtgacaaaaataaaataa